GTCACTAACTAAAAAGACTCACTAATATATGACaagcttaattttttgtttgtgtttttgtattcCTAAATATACTAAACAAATAAACTTATAGACTAAATAGTATATAGCATTCAATTGTTGTGAAAGCTTGCATGTGATTAACCTATAATAgacatttaataaaattatagattCCATGTAATAGTGATTTAGAAAAAGTAAACATCATGAACCTTTTATCAAGGTTGCATTAGATGTCTCATGAACTAAACCTATTAGCAATAAATATCGCTAATTCAAGTGAAAATTAAGAAGTACATAAACCCAAAATTCATtgcatttttaacatttataagaaaatttaagaaaGTAAAGCAACCTATTGTTtatgaatagtattaaaaaaccaTAGATGTACAACAAAAGTTGGAGAAACAACTATCAATACTTATAGgaacaaaaatcaaactttgGCTTTAAAACACCTTTAGGGAAGCTTCCAAGTTAGCcctaatttgaattttgttaatgtCAAGTTTATATGAAGCTCATCCAAGcttctactatatatatagatttgatgGTGTTGCTTTCTAaggataaatttattaaattctaTCATGCCAAAACAGAAAAGCATCTCCAACACCGTAGACaaagaattggagaaagaaaaagaaaagtatatgcTTGCCTTCTATATGCAAGAAAGCAATGAACTTATTCTTCCCAACCTAGATGTATATACTAGTCTTCTCTATTctctaatattttcttttaaagaaacttTTGTTCGTGCCTAGATgtcataataatatttattttttactttcgCCCCCCCTGGCGCCTAAACATTTCTAcactaacattttatttttattcattttatgaaatttatttgctCATCTTTATTTATGTTATACACCATCACTATCAATGCTATTgtcaccatcaccaccaccccATTTTCCTCACCTCATTGTTGTTACCATCACTTCCACCATCATTCACTGCTATTGTCATTGCCACCACTACTATTGATAACATCAAGATACCATACCATCACCATAATCAAGTTATTGTTATCATCATTTTTATAAATGCCTTAATTCTTTACCCtttgttatgtttttaaaaaaccataacactctaatttaaataaataaaaggaccTTTTGAAtactaaattctaaatttttagatATACTCATTTAATCAATGACAAATTAATTGATGTGTTTAAAATTCCTATCATTTAGTAAATTCTAAGAATTTTTggaacttattttttttattttttgcgaTTTCCTTTActatattgttttaaaaatatttattatgagtaaaacaaaccaaacattGGTTTAGGCTTAACCACCCTTTTTGTTATGAACACCACCCCAATttcaccacacacacacattatatatattgtcaTATCCCACTCTTACAATCACATCAAGTCGTACTCACACCATCCTAACAAAacaaccaccccccccccccccacccaaaaaattaaggaaaaaaatattttgctgcATGTTCCCCTCAAAAGTCTCATACTTGCAAAAaagttgtaatatttttttttgtaacattaGCATTAGCTTTTCTCAAGTAAGGGCACGTTTGGTAACTTGTAATAGgcactgtaatgtaatagttattcttatAGTTTAACTATTCAatagtttggttatatttttattacaggaaatagtcattccttatgaataactattctttaaaatgagaaataacTATTCTTCTCTCAAATGGTTGTAATAACTATTCCTTAGGTGatgtaataatttctaaaattaatatatttccaaataaataaactttctaTATCCACCTAACAattatggaaataaaaaatcatcaaaaaataactcatctctctaaaatttaaaatatattattttttaggaaatataattgtattgtatgaatgagatatttcctaaaatatatcaTAAGTTTTATTCTCATGTTACcactcacaaccaaactaatgaataagtttagttattccattacaacacattttattcccGGTAATAAAAATTGTCATTCCTGTTGTAATCCACATTAAGTGTAAAATGTAAAGTAAGTGTAAGCCCATTTTTATGAACAAAGTTTcctacaaactcatcatatatctttatattgagtgtgaattttgaaaatctaaccgttagattgcatgttcttattacattcttaatgcttgcaaaatttcaagaagatcaaaaatcaattactatgtcatcaaataaatgttataatttcaagtttttgtgatctaaagttgtatataaaaaataagtcaatTGATCagatagtaaataacatccaatttgaacgaaatttgatacgtatgttaagaacataaggaacatgaaattcaacggttagattctcaaaattcacaaaaataaataaatatatgaaaagtttgatgagtaactttgttccatttttatctattttctcttttgagAAGATAAATGGCAATTTTGTAAATAAAGTGATCCCGAGTTCGAAACCCAACAGCCCTaattctcttcatttttcttgtaatttttccAGTGAAGGAAAACGAAAACAATGGAAGAGGGAGAAGAACTTCGTCCAATGAATTAAGAttaagaaggagaagaaggatGCTCCAGTTGTGTGAACAATTACTTCAGAGCCATCGAAACCATCGGATTGCAATGGCGATAGGGTGGTTACGGTTTTCGGAGTTCGATTATTATTGTGTGGAGACAATTACTTCAGAGCCATCGAAACCATCTCTAAGCTCTGTGGAGAAGATGATGAAAATTCAGCGTTTGTCTTTCCTCAACTCACTTTCTTAAAGTCAATGCTAAACAATGCTCCTCCTACTTTTACTAATGATGTTATTGCTGAATTTCAGACTGTTTGGCAATTTCTATGAATAAAATGACATTTAAACTTGTTGGGTGCATTGTAAAATTGCTATCTACAGAAACTATATAATTGATGATTGTTATGCACATTTGCTAAATGCCTCTCATCAGACCTTGCTGCAGCAAAGACTTTGTTATGTATGTTGGAGGGCATGTTTTGGGCTTTGAATTGGTGTCCTAGAATCCATGAAATGCCTGATTATCTTATTAAATGtgaggtgtgtgtgtgtgtgtaaatgtTGCTTTGTTGGAATTCTTTTTGGGGCATTTGTGTAAGCTTTACTTTTAATTgatacttctcaaaaaaaaaaaaaaaaaaaaaaaaaaaaaaaaaaactctgctATGATGTTTAGAtagcttttcctttttttttttttttttttttttgggtaagtaagaattattttattaaagagAAGATTGCTTATCCTAAATTTATGCTAAGAAATTTGATATTGGAATTCATCATCGACGGTTGAatgtatattttataattggttttaaatattattagatATTCAATTTGACTTTGGGAATTGTTAGGGAGGATTTGGGAAAAGTTTATAATTCTTACCTGATTGATACTTGAACATTGAGGAAACGTTTATCCATCTTTGATATTTACCACGAAAAAACcattctagtttttttttgctaatctTCGTTATTCTATATTATTATTCCCACTTTCTTTAAAGGAACCACACACACTCACATGTATGTTTGTTTGTATGTATGAATGTATGTGTTCTAAATGTTATTTGCAAAAGgccaaatcttttttttggttaggcAGTGTGCCATTTAAGAAATTTGATGTAGTGTCATTTAGGCAATTTTTTGTGATATTATGGGTAACAACTAAAGTGGTTAGTTGGGATAGTTAGAGGACATTGTCCTCATTAGTCCTGTTGAGCATTGTTCCACATTTATTGCTTTGTAGCAAAATTCTGTttgcaagaaagaaaaattagatataCTGCTTTATTAGACTTTTAGATGTTGTGTGGTTTGATTTTGTGCAGAGAATTTGTGAcaaattattttgattattcACGTTAAATCATTTTTATGTGATTTCTTTCTGGTTTCTTACTTTCCAGTTTATTGCAGTTGCTGCTCATCCTCCTGGGTCTTCATATCACAAGAATGGTGCCCCACTTACTACTAGAGGTGTAATTCAGATATGGTGTATTTTAAATGTCGACGTAAATGAGGAAGAGATGCCACCTTCAATAGAAAAGTCAAAATGGGGAAATAAAAACAATGGGGCAATGAAGGACGAATCAACATTACCAAAGAGGCCTAGAAAGAAGCCAATAGGAGACAATGAGGCCATAACAACTCAATCAAAGAGGCCTAGAGGAAGACCTAGAAAAAATCTGATAGAAGAATCTCTTGATAATTTGGACTGCAACGACCAGTATGTTGAAGCTCTTGGTGTTCAACTCCCAGAAGATTTATCAGAAGCACATGCTGTGGATGGGGTTTCTAGGAATGCCCAGGAACCAGCTGAACAAGAAGAATAtggtaaaaaacaaaaaagttacaAGCGAGCAGCATCTGCAGGTGATCCAACACTTGAAAGTCCTGTCCAGGGAAGAAAATCGAAACAAATGAAACGAGCAGGGAGTCACAGCGATAACACAAGTTCACTGTCATTGACACGAAATGAAGACATGGGATCTTCTGTTTTGAATCATCAAATACAACACAACTCTGGACAGGACCTGCTGCAAGTGATAATGTGTCACCCAATGGTTCCTTGGGAATTCGCTCAGGCAGTTCCTTGATTTCAAAGGATGTTGCTTTGCCAAGAGTTGTATTATGCCTATCTCATAATGGTAAGGTTGCATGGGATATCAAATGGAGGCCTTATAATGTATCTGAATTCAAATTTAAGCATCGGATGGGCTATCTTGCTGCCTTGCTGGGCAACGGATCTCTGGAAGTGTAAGAAGTCTGCTTCAGCTGTCCAGTTTCCATGTTCCTTTAATACTCTGGCTCAGCTTCTCTTGTCCATATCTGTTACGTCCTTTTTAGATGCTTTTGCAatttcttcttttcccttttattaGTTCAATTCTTTTGAAGTTGTTGGATCCTTTTCCTTGTTTGAGAATCTCCTCCCTAAGACCTTTTGTGATAGGTTTGCAATTTCTCTTTTCCCTTCTACTAACTGGACGTTCAAGGatactattttaatttatgatcTATGTTATTATGAGGTTATAATTTATAGGATGTATGTAATAACACCGATTGTCATGTTGAGGTTTCAAATATTTGCGTGTGCACACAATGAGAATATATACTTGGTTCTGAACTAGTTTCAATATGTCAAATACTAAAAGCGACGATTACAATTGAGAAATGACaatattacttatcaaaaaaaaatcaagaagtgACAATATTTTGAAATGAAATGCATGGATAAGAAGTATATTGTGTTTGTGTAGAGGTGTCAAAAGGCGGGCATTGGTAAgtgaaaataaaatctaaaaaattatccTAGTTTGAATATCAAACTACTTTAACATTGTAAAatttttcctatcaaaaaaacattgtaaaattgttgtattgCAATTTGCAACAAATTAAACTTATATTGACCGGTATCCTTTTCTGATTATGTCCACATATTACATCAATCTTCTGCACCAATTGCATGCTTCTGTAGTTCTAAAATATTTGTTACATTCTGttatttgtatcttttttatGCCAACACTATATCTATCAATGCTGGTGGGAGGTTCTTCTTCCTCGAACAATGATAGTTCTCTATTCTTCTGTGCATCAGGAAGGTATTGATCCCCGTTTTGTAAAATTGGAGCCTGTATTTAGATGCTCAATCTTGAAATGCGGTGGCATACAGAGGTAGTGCAGTTTCTACCTTTTTGATGAATACTATGGGATTTACTGAAATTGAACAAAAAGTTATCTTGGCAATGGACTCTAGCTCAACAGGCATTTCCTCCCTCAATAAAGAATGGGGTAGAGGGTTTGTAAAACATGAAAATCTTCGTCCCTTTTTGCTACAGCCTTCAGGGAACTTGACATatttaaataatgttgaaatGCATCATGTTCCTCTAACTATTTGCTACACGCGACCATCATTGTTGACCTTGTTATTTGGTTTACTTTACAGTTTGCATGATTAAAGGCTGATTTGCACTCAACTCTTGTTTTGTTATGTAGCATCCCTCTGACAATGGAGTGGTCAGCTTCACCCCCGCATGATTACCTGCTTGCTGGATGCCATGATGGAACagtaatattttcattttaatatcttgttcttttttttcttttttcttttttgataagtaagaatgatatctATACGAAAGGCTATAGAGAAAATACATAAAAGAAAACATAGCAACAGATTAATTACAAAAGTAAAAGCGAgctaagaaaagaagggagaaaATCACTAAttgtgagtccccaagcccgaGACGaatcaaaaagagttccactGAAAGAACCAAGCATCTGATCACCGgaactatccaaatcctcaaaagtctgTCGATTCcgttccttccaaatacaccatagtATGCACCACGGaactaaattccagatctgagatgaatgcttccccaaccaattcttCCAGCCAAAAAGCAAATCTAGAATCGATCTAGGTATGACCCACGACAatccaaaagttataaaaacaaagctctACAACCGATAAATcatctcacaatgaagaagtaagtggTCTATCGTCTTCCCACAGTGTCGAAACATAATGCACCAGTCCACAAAATCCAAGCCCCTCAATCTCAAATTATCacccgttaggatcttattccaagttACACACCAAACGAAAAAAGAAACACGCCTAGGGACCTTAACCCTCCATATACCTTTCCAAGGAGAGACAACTGAGGGAGAATCCCGCAACTTGTTATAATATGACCAGATGTCAAAATCCCCATTAGGCTTTAACTTCCATCTCATCCGGCCTCCAACATCCATTGAAGGAGAATACTGCATTTTTTCTGCTTGGCTTCAGATTGCATCCTAGATGATATGCGTCTGTGCTTAATCAAGCTTTGGAATAATTGGGAATAAGGGaataggtttttgtttttggtacaATGACATCTGGTCTGGACATTCTTGGTTTAGAACTTAAGAAGTTTGTCTTACATTAGGTTGCTTTATGGAAGCTCTGCAAGTTGTTCATCTGAAGGTAATGGGCATATTGTAATATTGTTTCTTGGATTGGAATTATGGTGCAATATGAATTTCTCATGTGaatttcatttccattttttgcTCCGCAGATATGAGGCCATTGCTTTGCTTCAGTGCAGATACAGTTCCTATTACAGCATTTTCCTGGGCTCCACTTGAAAGGTAAGTGAAGCCAGAAGAtgacattattaaaataaaatttagttgtATTATGAAATATTCAgctctatgattttttttaggcaAAATGTTAATGGTGGTGATTTTATATGGGACCCAGTAagtctgattttttattttgaagagaaTAATTTTCATCTGCAAttgttttttcctctctctctttgtttagCTGTGATTTTGGTTTGTATGACCAACAACCTTATCTACAAACTGTAAAATGTTATCGTGTGATAATCTGAACTATTGTATGCATTTAATTTGAATCgaatatatcttttttatttgagtttgagaattatgaaaaaaattcagaagGAATTGGCCATGGATTATTGATTATAAATCTCtatgaaattcaaattaaagtCTGCTTTAATAGCAAATTTAAAATCACATGCCTTTATTTGGCTGGTGGCTAACATCTGTGATGATGAAGACCACTGTTTTATCTGTAGAATCTATCATGCCTAAAATGGTTTTCTTATGTTGTTGACTTCAATTTTGGAGTGCATGCATTGCAACtcttttgaatttatttgaaaGTATGAAGAGAAATAGccaagaaatgagaaaatatGGGTACTGGATGattccccc
This portion of the Castanea sativa cultivar Marrone di Chiusa Pesio chromosome 7, ASM4071231v1 genome encodes:
- the LOC142642623 gene encoding uncharacterized protein LOC142642623, translating into MPPSIEKSKWGNKNNGAMKDESTLPKRPRKKPIGDNEAITTQSKRPRGRPRKNLIEESLDNLDCNDQYVEALGVQLPEDLSEAHAVDGVSRNAQEPAEQEEYGKKQKSYKRAASAGDPTLESPVQGRKSKQMKRAGSHSDNTSSLSLTRNEDMGSSVLNHQIQHNSGQDLLQVIMCHPMVPWEFAQAVP